Part of the Rhodococcus sp. OK302 genome is shown below.
AATCGCAAGAACCTGGGTTCCGTTCTGCTCCAGTTTCCGCCACACGTTGACGTAGTTTTCGGGCGTCACATCGCCCGGGCCGTCCGGACTGGGCCTGGTGGCTGTGGTGAATACGAAGTCCGGTGTTGCTGCTGCCAGTTCGTCGATGACGCTGTTCGACCAGTCGACACAATCCGGATAGTCGCTCGGTCCATCGCCGGAGGTTAAGGGACACCCCATCTTCAAGTAGGTGTCGACACGAAATCCGTGGCTCTGTCCCAGTTCGTCGAGTGCGGTGATCCAATGCTCGGAATGGGATCCGCCCGCCAAGGCGATAGTGCGGGCTGCAGTGTTGTCGCCGTACGTGCAATGAACGATGTTGTTCTGCTGAAAATCTGCGATGCATCCGTCGAGTGTGGTAGCCGGAAGATCCAGGGGTGCATCAAAAATGGACGGAACCATGGGCGCCTGCGGAAACGCGGCGCCGTCGGTCAGAGCCAATGCGCCCGGGTGAGTGGGGATGTCGAGGGTATCGGCTGCTCGTTGTCCGGTGCTGTGACTGCCCACGTACCCCTGCCACACGAACATTCCGACGACGATGACGAGTCCGCTGATCACCGAAGTGAGGAGAATTGGTCGACGCGCCCGATAATTGCGTTCAATAGGCACCTCGACCGCCTGGCGCAGTGCATAAGCTGCGGCAATCGATGCCGCGATGATCAATGCCCCGCGGAAGAAGCCTGCCTCGGGGCGCCCGGTAACGGCCAGGGTGAAGATCAGGATCGGCCAATGGACCAGATACAGCGCAAAGGCGAACGAGCCCAGCCAGGCCAAGACGGGGTGTGCGAGAGCCTCTGCGGTCCAAGGCTTGTCACCCTCGCCAGCCCCGCTGACGATCAGTGCGATGGCCGCAAACGTGGGAACGAGCGCCCACGGGCCGGGGAATTGTTGTGCGCCATCGAGGAAGAATCCGCTCAGAAGGATGGAGAAGAGGCCGGCAGCGCCGAGAATTGTTCGCAGAACCGGAGGCCACGCCCCGACCCTTGTGACGTTCCAGCGCGTAAGCATCAATGCGGCGAGAGCGCCCACCGATGGTTCCCACAGGCGGGCCGCGGAATCGTAGTAGTTCCAGGCTTGATCGTGTGACGACATCGCCATGGCGTAGAAAAACGAACCGACTGCAAATGTGGCGAAGACAAGCGTGAGAGTGGCGCGTAGAAGTTCCGGCCTGGTGCGCGAAACAACTGAAGCGGTAGTGAGAACTACGGCGATGGCAAGCAGATAGAACTGACCTTGAACGGCCATCGACCACAAATGCTGGAGAGGCGATACCGAACCGTCGGCGGCAAGATAGTCACTTGCGGTGAGTGCAAGCTGCCAGTTCTGGAAGAAGCCCAGTACCGCTGTCAGTTGGTCAGCGAGATCTGCCCATCGAGTGCGCGGCAAAAGCAACAGGCCGGCAATTGCCGTCAGTAGCGCAACGGCCGCGATCGGCGGGAACAGTCTCACGAAGACTCGGCGCAGTGCTGGCAGGGGATTGGGCGGTTGGGAACTGCGCTCTGCCCGGCGTACCAGCGAACTGACAAAGAAGTAGCCGGACAGCACCAAGAAGACGTCGACTCCGCCGGACACCTTGCCGAACCACACGTGGAAGATGACCACCAAAGCGATGGCGAGGCCCCGCAGGCCGTTCAGGTCCTGACGGTATTGGGTTGTTCGTGCGTTGTGCGGGGGCTCGACGGTACTGCTGGTGAGGTTGGGTGAAAGCATGCTGCGGTAGAACTCCGGGCGTTGAGGGGACCGCCCGAGGTTACCTGGGGGAGGTCGCTAAGCAGCTTTCCAGATTGGCTACCAGCATGTTTACTGCCTGGCGAAGTCGAGTTGGCGTTCCGGAACTGATCGAACTCCAGTCCGTGCCGTCGGCCGAAGTGCTCAATGACGAGACCAGGCGGCCAAAGGCGGTGTCGTAGACCGTCACAATTCCTACCGGGCTGTGCGCGGAATCGAGTACATGTGGAATGCCGGCAATCTCGTAAAATGCCGTGCAGGTGGTGATGGCGCGGCCGAGCTGACCGGCCTCGGTCGCCGGAACACCGCCCTGAAGAAGTGCTGAAACGACTGATTCTGTGTCGGGAGCGGCATCGAATGCGCCGGCCAGGGCCTGTGTCGGTGCGTTGATGACGGCGATTGGCATGGCATTCGACGGGCCCACCGTCCGCGCGATCGAATCGACGGGGCCGGAGTCGATGCTGCCGAGCGTAAACATTCCTTCTACTGCGTTGTAAGTTACTTCTACGCACAATGATTCATCTGCTGCGATGCATGCTCGGGTGATTGCTCCGGGGCCCTGACTGCGTACTGCGAGTTCCCACGACGGTCGCGTCAAGACCTGCAGCCTGGAGCCGAGGTCATGATGGATCTCTCCGTCGGGAAGCAGACCGCGTTCGCTCAATGACATAGCAGCCCTGCGCATTGATGCATCACGCTCGGCCGTGGAGCGCGCGCGGGCGGTCCCGCCGAGCGCGATCGGAAGCACATCGAGTCCGAGTCGTTCGCGGGTGTATTCGATCTCGGCTCCCGTCACACTGATAGGCGGTAAAGCGTCAGTGCTGGTTGATATCCCGAGGTCGATCATGGCTGAACGTCGTCATCGACAGCGCCGATCACCGACGGAATGACCGTCCGGCCGTCGGCAAAATGTTCGAAGTGTTTGAGGTAATCAGGGGTGTCGTGATCTTCGGCATCGTCGTCTGTTTTTGCAGCATGACGGCCGCCGCCCATCGGGGCGGACCCGGATCCCGGCAGGGCACGTGCGGGATCAGCGCGGACGGTATCGGTACGGAGAGCCTCGGCAGAGCCCGCGTTCATGACTGCGCCTGAAGGAGCTGCTGACGCGGCACGCGGCGTGATCTGGCTCGCGCTGCTGTCGACTCGTAGGGAGCTGCCGGCGCCGACTCCGCTGTTGGCAGCGGAGCTTGTACCGAAGGGGCTGGTTGCGGCGGCGGCGGTAGTAGCGGCTGCATGCCGGCCGGTGGTGCCGCCGGCTAGTCCGGTGAGGGCAGTCAGTGGTGAACTCAGCGGAGCGGCCGCGGCGGTGCCCAGCCCGCCTCCGAGCCCTGCGCCGGCTGATACGGCGCCGGCGGCGGTAACGGCGGCAGTCCCAGCGGCTGCGGCAGCGTTGGTGGCAGCTGCTGCGCCACCGAGAGCAGTGCCACCGAGAGCAGTACCGACCTGAGAAACGGCAGCGCCGAATACCGGGTTGGACACAACTGACGCGATTGCCGCCGCAGCGGTGCGAACCGGCTCGATGAAGGCACTGATCGGTGGCGGACCCACCATGGCAACCTGCCGGGTGTCTTGCGCGGCGATATCGGAGGTGGCGATGGACGGCGGCGGGTTGAATTCTTGCCGAACCGCAAGATGCGCTGACGCGGAATCGTAGATTTCCATCGCCGTCGCAGCTTGTATCTTGAGTAGTTCCGCGGCAGTCTCCGCAGCCGCAGCTGCACCGGTCAACGCGCCACCCAGGGAATACGCGGCTATTTTGGCCGTGTCTACTGCAACAATTTCCGGCAATGGCGGCATCATGACGGCCGCGACGGTGTACGCCGTCGCCTGAACCTGCGCTTTACCGCCAGTTGTCAGGGCGAGCGCTGCAGATTGTGCGGCCCACTCCTGGAAAGGCCCGAACTTGGTCAACGCGGCGTCAGCGGCATCACCGGACCAGCCGGTTCGTAGATTCGCCATCACCCGCGTGACCGTCGACGCCGTGTCTCCGAGTCCAGCTGCCACCGCAGACCAGGCGTCGCCGGCAACTGTCAGTGGTACCGGACCAGCACCGGCGATCAGGGCAGCCGAATTGGGCGCTGCGCCGCGTGGATACCAGATGACACCGGTGATGCCGACCATTTTTCTTCCCCCCAGGAAGTTGACTGCAAGTGCAAAATTAGTGCCGAAGTGCTGTGCGCTCAGACTGGTGCCGAAGCCAGATCCGCTTGTGCCCGCTGGTCCTCGAGCTGGTAGGCGGCGGCATGTCTACGAAGAGTTGCGGCCGCATTCTCGAGTTCGATGACAGCACGGTTCGCGGACGACGTGAGGCTGTCGGACGTCGAATTGAAGTAGTCGGCGGCGTTGGTGGACACCTCTTCAGAGCCGGCAGGCAGAACTTGACGGGCAGGACGCGTCGAAGAAACGACTCCGCGCAAGCGTTCGGATGCCGCTTCGAGTTCTGCGGCAGCTGCCAAGAGGGCATGAGGATCGACGTGCATAGTGCCGAACTCCTAGTTGACGGGGCCAATAATGTGCGAGACAAGACCCCGCATCAGATTAGATGCGTACGGGCGCGCATTGGTTCCCCGGAAAACGGACGAGTTTTTCTAGCCCCAGCCGAGTTCGTGCAGACGGTCCTCTTCGATTCCGAAATAGTGGGCGATCTCGTGAATGACCGTCACCGCCACCTCGTGCACGACTTCTTCTTCGGACTCACACATGTCGAGAATCGCGTCGCGATAGATGGTGACCGTGTCGGGCAGGTAGCCGCCGTACTGAGAATCGCGCTCGGTGAGAGCAATGCCCTGGTACAGCCCGAGGAGTCCCGGTTCCTCTTCGTCACGCGGTTCGACCAGCACAACGACGTTGTCGATGGCCTTCGTCAATTCCGGCGGAATGAGATCGAGAGCTTCGCCGACCAAGTCCTCGAACCGGTCGGCTGTCATGGTTACCGTCATGGTTTACGACGGAGGAGCTGCGCCGGGCAACGGCGTCGGCAAGGACCGACCTTCCGGTGCTGCGGGAGGCGGGACCGGAGCCACGCCGTTGATGAGAATCTCGCCCTTGGCGCTACCGGTGATGGCAGCGAACCCACCGGTTTCGACTTCCTTGCCGATGGAGCAGTTGACGCGTCGGCTGCCGGCAAGCCAGCTTTCCAACGCGATGTTGTCCCAGAACAAGGTCAGTGTCTTGTTGCGCAACGCTTCGGCCGAGCCCAAGTACTCGTTGGCGGCCTGAGTGCAGACACCTTCGAGGTACCGGTCTTGATCCTCGACTGACGGCATGGCGCCGGGAAACTGCGTGCCGAGGTCGATGACCGAGATGACCTCGTAGGCGTGCGGGCTCGCGCAGTCGACGGGATCAGTCGGCAGATTCTGATTGATTCCGATGCAGGTGCCGACGTCCCAGACATTCGACTGGTCCTGGTCGGCAACACGGCCCGCGAACGGCAGCAGCTCACCCGTCGTCGTCGAGAACTGCAGACCACAACGTAGTGAACGGTCACCCGATGACCATGCGGATTCGCTCGGGAACATCAGGCCGACGCTGAACTTGCCCTTGGGGTCGAACCGCGAGCCGAGGTACGAGTTGACGATCGGTGTGCAGTGCTCGTCTCGTAGTTCCGCGAACCGCAATGCTCCGGGGTAACGCGATCCGGGACCGAACTCGGCACCCGGGAAGACCGACAGATCGAGGGGGCCGGCAACTTCGAAACGGTGCACACTGTCGCAGGCGACCTTGGCCATGTCGGTGCGGTCGCCGCCTGACTCCGTCGCGGGAGTCCAATTCAGGCAATCGCCTGCTCCCGCCGAGGTGAAGGCGTTTTCGTTGGCCGAACCCGTCGCCGGAGTGCCACCCCCGCCGATGGTGACGGCAGGCTTGTCGTTCTGGCTCATCCCGCCGGAAATGGCGATTGTCGCAATGGCAGCAACAACCGCACCCACAGCGACCGCAGCCAGAACGCGCCTGGTTCGGTTGGCGGAGACAGTTTTCTTCTCCGGCAAGCCCGAAGGGCCTGCGGGATCGGACGGCATCTCGATCTTGTCTTCAGACATCGATTCCATCATGCCTGCTTCCACGGCGATTCCGAACCTTCATCGCAAAACGCTCGTGTCGGTGATCTGTACTTTCGTAGTCATGGACGACAACACCCCGCTGGATCCCGACGCAATCGAACTCGCCGGACGAGTTTTCGACATGGCCCGCACCGGCGACGCAGCCACCTTGGCGTCGTACGTCGATGCCGGAATTCCGGTCGATTTGACCAACGAGAGTGGCGACACGCTGGTGATGTTGGCCGCATATCACGGACACGCCGACGCCGTCGTCGCTCTCATCGAGCGCGGCGCCGACGTGAATCGCGCCAACGACAAGAACCAGACACCACTCGCCGGGGCCGTCTTCAAAGGCGAGGACGCCGTGGTGAAAGCGCTGGTGAGCGGGGGAGCGGACCCACGCGGTGGACATCCGACGGCGATCGATGCAGCGCGCATGTTCGGCCGTGAGGACTATCTGAGCCTGCTGGAATCCTGACTTTCCCCGGCGCCGGCGTGGACGTGACCGTCGGCGACCTGGGGAGAGTGGGTAAAGTTCCGAGTCGTGATTGACCTCAAGTTCCTCCGCGAGAATCCCGAAATCGTCCGCGAGTCGCAGCGCACCCGTGGAGAAGATCCCGGACTGGTCGATGCCCTCCTGGAAGCCGACGCGTCCCGACGCGCCGCTGTGTTGACCGGAGACAATCTCCGCGCCGAGCAGAAGGCCTTCGGCAAGAAGGTCGGGCAGGCAACTCCGGAGGAGCGTCCGGCGCTGCTCGAGGGTTCCAAAGAGCTCGCCGCCAAGGTCAAGGAAGCCGAAGCCTCGCAACATGCCGCGCAGGCTGCACTCGACGCCGCGCATCGCGCGATCTCGAACATCGTCCAGGACGGTGCCCCGGCCGGTGGAGAAGACGATTACATAGTTCTCGAACATGTCGGTGAGATCCCGACGTTCGACTTCGAACCGAAAGATCATCTCGAACTCGGTGAATCGCTGAAGCTCATCGACATGGAGCGAGGCGCGAAGGTTTCCGGTTCGCGTTTCTACTTCATGACCGGCTACGGAGCTCTCCTCCAACTCGGATTGCTGCAGCTCGCTGCGCAGAAGGCCGTCGCCAACGGTTTCACGATGATGATTCCGCCGGTGCTCGTGCGCCCCGAGATCATGGCCGGTACCGGCTTCCTCGGCGCTCACGCGGACGAGATTTACCACCTGGAGGAAGACGACCTCTACCTCGTCGGCACCTCTGAGGTGCCGATGGCCGGCTACCACTCGGGTGAGATTCTCGAACTGAACGAAGGCCCGAAGCGTTACGCCGGTTGGTCCTCGTGCTTCCGCCGCGAAGCCGGAAGCTACGGCAAGGACACGCGTGGCATCATTCGCGTCCACCAGTTCGACAAGGTCGAAATGTTCACCTACTGCCGACCGGAGGATGCCGACGCCGAGCATCAGCGTCTCCTCGGTTGGGAGCGGGACATGTTGGACGCCATGGAAATTCCGTACCGCGTCATCGACGTCGCCGGCGGAGATCTCGGTTCCTCGGCTGCCCGTAAGTTCGACTGCGAAGCGTGGGTTCCGACGCAGCAGGCTTACCGTGAGCTGACTTCGACGTCCAACTGCACCACTTTCCAGGCCCGGCGGCTCGGAGTTCGGTACCGCGACGAGAACGGCAAGCCTCAGACGGCCGCAACTCTCAACGGCACTTTGGCTACGACGCGTTGGATCGTGTCGATCCTCGAAAATCACCAGCAGGCTGACGGCACCGTTCGAGTGCCTGCGGCGTTGGTGCCCTTCGTCGGCACGGATGTCTTGCGCTGACGCACTGAGAACTGAAAAAGGTTGAGGCCGCAGCGTTTTCGCTGCGGCCTTAACTGTGTCCGCAGTAGACGTGAAGTGCGCCAATCGAGAATAGTAGTGAAACAGGTTTCACTTTTATGATTTGATCCGAACCGTCCGGTTCGTAGCGGGTAAATCTCGGTAATTTTGCATTAACCGGCGAGGTTCCACGCAATTCTCTTGCGGAAGGGCTTCACTCTTTCATGTGCGTGCCACCGCTCTTACCAGGAACTATGTGCAGATTCGTAAACCGAACTGCCGGTATCCGTGGCGTTAACAGCGGAATGGCCATAAATGGAATGCATTTTCCGTGTTTTTACACTTACCGGGCATTAAAGTGACTGAAATTGGCACAGGTACTAGTTTTGCCCGCTACTCTGTTATTCAACTGTTATTAACAACTCTTTACCAACTCGTCCGTCTGCTCTGAAAGAGAGTCAATGTCAACTTCTCTCATCCGGCGCTGCGCAGCACCGGTCACCGGTGCTGCGCTCGTGGCCGGGATGCTCCTCGTCGGAAGCGCTCAAGCTTCGGCGCAGGTCACCACCACCAGCTTCAAGAGTTCGTGCCAAGCTTCGGCTGCGATCACGGTCCACAAAACCAAGGACGACTCGGTCATCATCGACGCTCCGGTGTCGGTGAAATCCGGCGACAACTTCACCTTCCGGATCCAGCCCGGTTCCGCCTCGTATCCGAACAGCGATTCAGGCGCCACCACGACCAACCTTTCACGGCTCAAATTCGACTTCGATGTCCCCAACAACACGACCTTCGTGAAGGCCACTGTTGTACCGGGTACCGGAATCAACCTCGGCGGTGTTGCAGCCAACCTGCTGCAGGTCAACACCGGAGGTGTGCCGGACGCAACCGGTACGGTGCTGCGATTGTCCGGAAACAATCAGGTGATCGCCAACGGCACCTCGAACAGCACAGGCGGTGAGGGTGGAATCGTCGCCCCCAAGCTGAAGAAGAACCTGGACGGCAGCAGCAATGGCAACGGTGACAGTTGGTTCCAGATGCCGGCCGTCGATGTCACGGTGAAAGCCGGCGTCGCCGGTACTGCAATTACCCCGAAGGTTCGTACCGGTGGCAACGCCGCCAATTACAACGACGACCAGAACTTCAGTACTCAGTTGGCGCAGGCAACGTTTCTGGGAGGTACGCAGTGGGCGCCCACCCGTTGCACGCCTCGAGATTCTTCCAGTGCGGGATTGAACAAAGGCGCCGGTGTGCTCGCCACCATCGATGTGACTCCCGCTGACGCGACTACCACCACCACCTTGGACGCACCGACCATCTCGAGTGTCGGCGCCGAGATCACGCTGTCCGCTTCGGTAGCGCCCAGCCCTGCCGGTGGAACCGTGCAGTTCAAGGACGGTGAAACCGATCTAGGCGCGCCGATCGCGGTGAGCGGCGGTACGGCGTCGATGCCGTACACCTTCACCACTACCGGTGCCCATAGCGTCACCGCAGTGTTCAGTGGCGTCGACGGTTTCGGTGGATCGACTTCAGCCGCGACGGTAGTCAACGTGGCCATCGCCAGCGCGCCGACCACGACGACGCTGACTGCGCCGGCCGAGGTCGCAACGGGTGCTTCGATCGACCTGAAGGCAAACGTCTCGCCTGCCCCCGCCGGTGGAACCGTGCAGTTCAAGGACGGTGCCAACAACATCGGCGGACCGCGTCCCGTAATCGGCGGCAATGCCGCACTCTCGCAGGCGTTCTCGACCCCGGGTGCGCATCAGGTCACCGCTGTCTACAGCGGTGCCACGGGTTTTGCGACATCAACCTCCGCGCCTGCAACCGTGACGGTCAGTGTTCCGGACTCGGCTACCACTACGGTGCTCAACCTTCCGGGTACGGCCGCGACCGGTAGTACGTTCAACGTGTCCGCTTCGGTCTCGCCGGCCCCCACTGCCGGAACGGTGCAGTTCAAGGACAGCAACGACAACCTCGGTGCGCCAGTCGTTTTGGTCAACGGATTTGCATCCATGACGCAGTCCTTTGCTACGCCGGGTTCACATTCGATCACCGCCGTGTTCTCGGGTGCCCCGGGCTTCGGAACTTCCACCTCGCCGGCCAAGAACATCACGATCGACGACACCGTCAAGGGAACCGTCACGACGGCAACAGTTCCGGGTAGCGCTGCCAAGGGCGCAGCAGTTGACCTGCGCGCCGACGTTGTACCCGTGCCCGCCGGCGGAACCGTGCAGTTTGCGGCTGACGGTATCCCGATCGGTGATCCGGTTGGGCTCGATGCCGGCCACGCCGTTCTGTCCTACGGCTTCCACAGCGCCGGAACGCATTCCGTGACGGCAACTTACTCGGGGGATCCGACCTTCGCCGGTTCGACCTCAGCTGCTCAGACCATTTCGGTGACCTCTTCCGATATCGGCACGGCTACCACCGTTACGGCCCCGGCCACCGCGTCGACCGGAAAGGCAGTGCAGCTGACGGCAACCACGACGCCGGCTCCCGCCGGTGGAACGGTGCAGTTCAAGGACGGCGGCGTGCTGATCGGCGCACCGACCAAGTCAGTGAACGGCACGGCATCCATCTCGCATGTGTTCGCTGATGCGGGCCCGCATTCGATCACAGCAGTCTTCAGTGGGGGCGTCGGCTTCGACGGATCCACCGCGCCGGCTGTGAACGTCGACGTCTCTGTCGCCGATCAGGGCACCGTGACGCTTCTCAGCGTTCCCGGAGAAGCCAAGACCGGTGTCGCAACACCGATGTGGGCCTCGGTATTCGAGCTTCCGGGTGGCGAGCTGGTTTCCACGGGCGGAACTGTTCAGTTCAAGGACGGCGATACCGCGCTGGGTGCACCGATTGCAGTGGTCAACGGAGTTGCCACTCTGAACCAGACCTTCTCGAGCGTGGGCGCGCATCAGATCTCCGCAGTGTTCTCCGGTGGCTCTGGACGTACCGGTTCCACAGCTGACGGACGCACGGTCAACGTCACCGCGACTTTGGTCAGTGACATCTCCACCGCAACGATTCTGACGGCTCCCGACTCGGCTACCGTCGGCGATCAGGTCACCGTGAGTGCCAACGTCGTTGCCTCCGCCGTCGCCAACGGAACCGTGCAGTTCATGGACGGAGAAACCCCTCTCGGTGAGTCGGTTGCATTGGTGAACGGTGTTGCAACACTGACTCATACGTTCCCGAGCGCCGGTACACATGCCATCACCGCCGTCTACAGCGGCGCCCAGGGATTCACAACGTCGACGTCTTCGGCTTCGACGTTGACGATCACTGCTGCAACCACCGGTGGCGGCACCGGCGGCGGAAGCGCCGACTTCCTGCCGTTCGGTTCGTGAACAACATGAAATTTCGATCAGGCCAACGGCCGTCAGTCTCAGTAGGAGTCCCATGTGCATCCGTGAATCAAGTTGGAGGAGTGTCGATGTCGTCTAACTCGATACGTCGTGGCGCGGGCGTCGTTCTGGCGTCGGCAATTGTGGGTAGCGGATTGGTGTTTGCGGGGGTGGTCTCGGCTGCGCCGTTGACGTCACCTTCGGTGGATACGAACGCGAATTTCAACTTCGCTTGCAGCGTGTACGAGTTCCCCGCCATCAGCCAGGGCGACGAGACTTTCGCGACCAGTGTGAAGGTGAACGCACCCGACAAGGTCGTCGAGAAAACGTCGTTCACCTACACGTTGCAGCCGGGCTCAATGAAGGCGAACTCCGGCGGCCATGCAGGCCGTTCCGGTGTGTCGTGGACGAGGATGAAGTACGACATCGACCTGCCCGCCGGGGTCACGGTGACCGATTACAAGCTGGTGGCCGGAACTTCTTCCGGGCTGTCCGGTGTCGCGCCCTCGGTGATCCGTATCAACAACGACGGTTCACCCGACGCGACAGGTACGCACCTGCGGATTTCGGGCAACAACGAGACCGCTGATTCCAACAACGGAGGCGGAAACGGTCCGAGCGTGAGCAAGAACGGTGCGGGCGGCATGGAGGTCACCGCGGGTGGCAGCTTCACCTTGCCGGCGGTCGAGGTGACGGTGACTGCCGGTGCTGCCGGTACGACCATCAAGCCCGCGCTACGTATCAGCGACGGCGGAGCTTCGAATTCGGCGAAGAATCCGCTGACGTTCTTGCAGCGTGAGAAGGACTTTGTCAATATCGCGTATTGGGAACGGTTCAACTGCAACGCAGCCGGTGCCGGTGCTTCCGCGTTGAAGACGATCAATGTTGTTGCCCTGAATCAGACTTCGACAACAGTTGCGGCGCCGGCAGCGGCGACGACCGGTGTGTCGGTGGATCTGAAGGCGACTGTCGCGCCGGCTCCGAACGGTGGTTCGGTGCAGTTCAAGGACGGCGGAACCAATATCGGTTCCGCGGTGACGGTGACGAACGGTGTTGCAACACTGCCACATACCTTCAATGCCGTAGGTGCACATGCGATTACCGCCGTGTACGACGGAGTCCTCGAGTTTGCCGGTTCCACTTCCGCGCCGCAGACCGTGAACGTCGACATTCCGGCAGTTACGACCGGCACCACGCTCAACGTGCCGGCCAACGCGTCGACGGATAATGCCGTAGATCTGACTGCGTACGTCAGCCCTACTCCGACTGGCGGAACCGTGCAGTTCAAGGACGGCACAACGTTGATCGGCAGCCCGGTCAACGTTACGGATGGCGCTGCGACGCTGTCGTATGCCTTCCCCTCAGCCGGTGAGCATTCTGTAACTGCGATTTTCTCCGGAGTCAGCGGTTTTGCCAGCTCAACCTCGGATGCTCAGTCGGTTTCGGTCGTCAAGTCGCTGGTGAACACCACGACCACTCTGACGGCTCCCGCAACAGCCGCTACCGGTAAGGCAGTTGACCTGACGGCAGCAGTGACGCCCGCAGATGCCGGCGGCACCGTGCAGTTCAAGGACGGCGGCATCCCCATCGGCGGCCCGGTAGCAGTGGTTGGCGGTGGCGCAACGTTGTCCCATACCTTCGAAGCCGACGGTGACCACAGCATTACTGCGATGTACTCGGGCAATGCGGACTTTGCGAGCTCCGTATCGACGGCTTCGTCTGTAGCGGTTACTGATTCGACAGTGTCCACCGCGACGACCTTGGTGGCACCCGCTACGGCTGCTACCGGTACTGCTGTTGATCTGACAGCAACCGTTGCTCCGACTCCGGAAGGCGGCACCGTTCAGTTCAAGGACGGCGCAACCAATATCGGTGGCGAAATTGCCGTAGCCAACGGCAAGGCAACACTGTCACATGCCTTCACCACCAATGGCGTACACAGCATTTCGGCCGTGTACTCCGGAGTTGCCGGATTCCGCAGCTCGATCGCGGCACCCAAGAACATCACTGCGTCCACAGCCGTCGTTTCCTCGAACACCACACTGACGGCGCCCGCAACGGCTACGACGGGTGGGGCCGTGGATCTGACTGCGGCTGTCGCACCGGCATCGACCGGCGGAACGGTGCAGTTCAAGGACGGTGACGCCTACATCGGTGCGCCGGTGAACGTGGTAAACGGTTCTGCAACACTGAAATACACGTTCAGCACTGCCGGAACGCGCAACGTCACCGCCGTGTACTCGGGTGCCGCGAATATCAGTGGCTCCACCTCGACGGCACAGTCCGTCAATGTGAGCGTCGCCGACTTCGGAACAGTGACCCTGCTCAGTGTCCCCGGCGAAGCGAAGACCGGTGTCGCAACCGACCTTTGGGCAAGTGTGCGAACCACCGCCGGTGATGCAGTTACCGGAGTCGGCACCGTTCAGTTCTTCGACGGCGGTGTTGCCATCGGTGATCCCGAGGCTGTGACCAATGGTTCGGCAGGACGTAGTCACACGTTCAGCACTGCCG
Proteins encoded:
- a CDS encoding PPE domain-containing protein; its protein translation is MVGITGVIWYPRGAAPNSAALIAGAGPVPLTVAGDAWSAVAAGLGDTASTVTRVMANLRTGWSGDAADAALTKFGPFQEWAAQSAALALTTGGKAQVQATAYTVAAVMMPPLPEIVAVDTAKIAAYSLGGALTGAAAAAETAAELLKIQAATAMEIYDSASAHLAVRQEFNPPPSIATSDIAAQDTRQVAMVGPPPISAFIEPVRTAAAAIASVVSNPVFGAAVSQVGTALGGTALGGAAAATNAAAAAGTAAVTAAGAVSAGAGLGGGLGTAAAAPLSSPLTALTGLAGGTTGRHAAATTAAAATSPFGTSSAANSGVGAGSSLRVDSSASQITPRAASAAPSGAVMNAGSAEALRTDTVRADPARALPGSGSAPMGGGRHAAKTDDDAEDHDTPDYLKHFEHFADGRTVIPSVIGAVDDDVQP
- a CDS encoding ankyrin repeat domain-containing protein, giving the protein MDDNTPLDPDAIELAGRVFDMARTGDAATLASYVDAGIPVDLTNESGDTLVMLAAYHGHADAVVALIERGADVNRANDKNQTPLAGAVFKGEDAVVKALVSGGADPRGGHPTAIDAARMFGREDYLSLLES
- a CDS encoding septum formation family protein; the protein is MSEDKIEMPSDPAGPSGLPEKKTVSANRTRRVLAAVAVGAVVAAIATIAISGGMSQNDKPAVTIGGGGTPATGSANENAFTSAGAGDCLNWTPATESGGDRTDMAKVACDSVHRFEVAGPLDLSVFPGAEFGPGSRYPGALRFAELRDEHCTPIVNSYLGSRFDPKGKFSVGLMFPSESAWSSGDRSLRCGLQFSTTTGELLPFAGRVADQDQSNVWDVGTCIGINQNLPTDPVDCASPHAYEVISVIDLGTQFPGAMPSVEDQDRYLEGVCTQAANEYLGSAEALRNKTLTLFWDNIALESWLAGSRRVNCSIGKEVETGGFAAITGSAKGEILINGVAPVPPPAAPEGRSLPTPLPGAAPPS
- a CDS encoding PE domain-containing protein, which codes for MHVDPHALLAAAAELEAASERLRGVVSSTRPARQVLPAGSEEVSTNAADYFNSTSDSLTSSANRAVIELENAAATLRRHAAAYQLEDQRAQADLASAPV
- a CDS encoding acyltransferase family protein, translated to MLSPNLTSSTVEPPHNARTTQYRQDLNGLRGLAIALVVIFHVWFGKVSGGVDVFLVLSGYFFVSSLVRRAERSSQPPNPLPALRRVFVRLFPPIAAVALLTAIAGLLLLPRTRWADLADQLTAVLGFFQNWQLALTASDYLAADGSVSPLQHLWSMAVQGQFYLLAIAVVLTTASVVSRTRPELLRATLTLVFATFAVGSFFYAMAMSSHDQAWNYYDSAARLWEPSVGALAALMLTRWNVTRVGAWPPVLRTILGAAGLFSILLSGFFLDGAQQFPGPWALVPTFAAIALIVSGAGEGDKPWTAEALAHPVLAWLGSFAFALYLVHWPILIFTLAVTGRPEAGFFRGALIIAASIAAAYALRQAVEVPIERNYRARRPILLTSVISGLVIVVGMFVWQGYVGSHSTGQRAADTLDIPTHPGALALTDGAAFPQAPMVPSIFDAPLDLPATTLDGCIADFQQNNIVHCTYGDNTAARTIALAGGSHSEHWITALDELGQSHGFRVDTYLKMGCPLTSGDGPSDYPDCVDWSNSVIDELAAATPDFVFTTATRPSPDGPGDVTPENYVNVWRKLEQNGTQVLAIRDTPWLHHDGVPYRAVDCLATATSSDHCALVRPDMLSAVNPASAAISDLSNVRLLDVSDGVCGPELCRVLEGNVLVYHDSHHLTASYVRTLVPELERQLGSATDWW
- a CDS encoding metallopeptidase family protein, producing MTVTMTADRFEDLVGEALDLIPPELTKAIDNVVVLVEPRDEEEPGLLGLYQGIALTERDSQYGGYLPDTVTIYRDAILDMCESEEEVVHEVAVTVIHEIAHYFGIEEDRLHELGWG
- a CDS encoding ESX secretion-associated protein EspG, giving the protein MTGAEIEYTRERLGLDVLPIALGGTARARSTAERDASMRRAAMSLSERGLLPDGEIHHDLGSRLQVLTRPSWELAVRSQGPGAITRACIAADESLCVEVTYNAVEGMFTLGSIDSGPVDSIARTVGPSNAMPIAVINAPTQALAGAFDAAPDTESVVSALLQGGVPATEAGQLGRAITTCTAFYEIAGIPHVLDSAHSPVGIVTVYDTAFGRLVSSLSTSADGTDWSSISSGTPTRLRQAVNMLVANLESCLATSPR